A genomic stretch from Setaria viridis chromosome 1, Setaria_viridis_v4.0, whole genome shotgun sequence includes:
- the LOC117846619 gene encoding serine/threonine-protein phosphatase PP2A-1 catalytic subunit, whose amino-acid sequence MPSHGDLDRQIAQLRDCKYLPEAEVKALCEQAKAILMEEWNVQPVRCPVTVCGDIHGQFYDLIELFRIGGDAPDTNYLFMGDYVDRGYYSVETVSLLVALKVRYRDRITILRGNHESRQITQVYGFYDECLRKYGNANVWKYFTDLFDYLPLTALIENQVFCLHGGLSPSLDTLDNIRSLDRIQEVPHEGPMCDLLWSDPDDRCGWGISPRGAGYTFGQDIAQQFNHTNGLSLISRAHQLVMEGYNWAQDKNVVTVFSAPNYCYRCGNMAAILEIGENMDQNFLQFDPAPRQIEPDTTRKTPDYFL is encoded by the exons atGCCGTCGCACGGGGATCTGGACCGGCAGATCGCGCAGCTGCGCGACTGCAAGTACCTGCCCGAGGCGGAGGTCAAGGCGCTCTGCGAGCAGGCCAAAGCCATCCTCATGGAGGAGTGGAACGTGCAGCCGGTCCGCTGCCCCGTCACCGTCTGCGGCGACATCCACGGCCAGTTCTACGACCTCATCGAGCTCTTCCGCATCGGCGGCGACGCGCCCGACACCAACTACCTCTTCATGGGCGACTACGTCG ATCGTGGCTACTACTCAGTGGAAACGGTTTCTCTGTTAGTGGCTTTGAAAGTCCGGTACAGAGATAGAATTACGATACTTAGAGGAAATCATGAGAGCAGACAAATCACTCAAGT GTATGGCTTCTATGATGAATGCTTAAGAAAATATGGAAATGCAAATGTATGGAAGTACTTTACAGACTTGTTCGATTATTTGCCTCTCACAGCTCTTATAGAAAATCAG GTCTTCTGTCTTCATGGTGGCCTCTCTCCATCATTGGATACATTGGATAACATTCGTTCTCTTGATCGCATACAAGAG GTTCCTCATGAAGGACCCATGTGTGATCTTTTGTGGTCCGACCCAGATGACAGATGTGGTTGGGGAATTTCACCAAGAGGAGCAGGTTACACATTTGGGCAAGACATTGCACAGCAGTTCAACCATACAAATGGTCTCTCTCTCATCTCAAGGGCCCATCAACTTGTAATGGAAGGATACAATTGGGCACAG GATAAGAATGTCGTCACAGTCTTCAGTGCACCGAACTATTGTTACCGCTGTGGTAACATGGCTGCAATTCTTGAAATCGGTGAGAACATGGACCAGAACTTCCTCCAATTCGACCCTGCGCCTCGGCAAATTGAGCCGGACACGACTCGCAAGACCCCAGACTACTTTTTGTAA
- the LOC117835946 gene encoding 19.0 kDa class II heat shock protein, which produces MEFSFGGFGDPVFSAAVQQLLDLPDELERQMSAPTRAYVRDRRAMANTPMDVKELPSGAIVLAVDMPGVSPADVKVQVEEGNVLTISGERKLPAEDGGQQAAADGGAGASEKQQGVKYLRMERRMGKFMRRFPLPERADLDNIRAEYKDGVLTVTVDKKPPPEPKKPRVVQVKAGHQQGK; this is translated from the coding sequence ATGGAGTTCTCGTTCGGCGGCTTCGGCGACCCGGTGTtctcggcggcggtgcagcagctgctggacctccccgacgagctGGAGCGGCAGATGAGCGCCCCGACGCGCGCCTACGTGCGCGACCGCCGCGCCATGGCCAACACGCCCATGGACGTCAAGGAGCTGCCCTCCGGCGCGATCGTGCTCGCCGTCGACATGCCCGGGGTTAGCCCCGCCGACGTCAAGGTCCAGGTCGAGGAAGGCAACGTGCTCACCATCAGCGGCGAGCGCAAGCTCCCAGCCGAGGACGGCGGCCAGCAGGCCGCGGCCGAtggtggcgccggcgccagcgagAAGCAGCAGGGCGTCAAGTACCTGAGGATGGAGAGGCGGATGGGCAAGTTCATGAGGCGGTTCCCGCTGCCGGAGAGGGCCGACCTGGACAACATCAGGGCCGAGTACAAGGACGGCGTGCTCACCGTCACCGTCGACAAGAAGCCGCCGCCCGAGCCCAAGAAGCCGCGCGTCGTCCAGGTCAAGGCCGGCCACCAGCAGGGAAAGTGA
- the LOC117835935 gene encoding 25S rRNA (cytosine-C(5))-methyltransferase NSUN5 produces the protein MAPPPPQRKNPSRGPAVTGGNGRPPRRMASRDAAERAAFFARREAAAVLRRVLRGDATRRSAGSIKSLVYSPTVRNKRATFALVCQTLKYLPILKEVLGSSGVLNSKWKKQEELVVVTAYDILFGQGTAVSGSAEQLILANKDILSSALDRICAKRNVSSVEDLVGQKTAVKPKPRFLRVNTLKTTAESVIEELSKIHMVYKDDMVPDMLVLPPGTDLHSHPLVTNGKVFLQGKASCMVAVALNPKPGWKVIDACAAPGNKTVHLAALMNGEGSIIACELNKERAKTLQHTVRRSGANNIQTVNGDFLDIDSKDPSYAEVRAILLDPSCSGSGISTERLDYLLPSHSRDDQDDASTSSRVMKLSAFQKKALSHALSFPSVARVVYSTCSIHQAENEDVVNAVLPLATSLGFELATPFPQWHRRGLPIFEGSEHLLRTDPEDDLEGFFIALFVRKAANGGVEEPSEDVAVEVPRKVVLRRRHGLRTFSSLRLSRMILCSNRVLW, from the exons atggcgccgccgccgccgcagcgtaAGAATCCCAGCCGTGGTCCCGCGGTGACCGGAGGGAACGGGCGGCCCCCGCGCCGGATGGCGAGTCGGGATGCGGCGGAGCGCGCCGCGTTCTTCGCTCGGCgcgaggcagcggcggtgctccGTCGCGTTCTCCGCGGGGACGCCACCAGGCGCTCCGCGGGCTCAATCAAATCCCTCGTCTACTCACCTACTGTACGAAACAAGCGGGCCACCTTCGCGCTCGTCTGCCAGACCCTCAAGT ATCTTCCGATTCTTAAGGAGGTTTTAGGATCGAGTGGAGTGCTAAATAGCAAATGGAAG AAACAGGAGGAATTGGTTGTTGTGACTGCCTATGACATTCTCTTTGGTCAG GGAACTGCAGTTTCTGGATCAGCTGAGCAGTTAATCTTGGCAAACAAAGACATTCTTAGTAGTGCTCTTGATAGAATTTGTGCAAAAAGGAATGTCAGCAGTGTTGAAGACTTGGTAGGCCAGAAAACAGCAG tCAAACCAAAGCCCAGGTTTCTTCGTGTTAACACACTCAAGACCACTGCTGAGTCTGTGATTGAAGAGTTGAGCAAAATACACATG GTTTATAAAGATGATATGGTTCCAGACATGTTGGTGCTTCCTCCTGGAACTGACTTGCATAGCCATCCATTGGTCACGAATGGGAAAGTGTTTTTGCAG GGCAAAGCTAGTTGTATGGTAGCGGTTGCACTGAACCCTAAGCCAGGCTGGAAG GTTATTGATGCGTGTGCGGCTCCAGGGAACAAAACTGTCCACCTTGCTGCCCTCATGAATGGAGAGGGGAGTATTATAGCTTGTGAACTTAACAAAGAGAGGGCCAAGACATTGCAACATACTGTCAGAAGATCTGGAGCAAATA ATATTCAAACAGTTAATGGTGATTTTCTGGATATAGATAGCAAGGATCCATCATATGCTGAG GTCCGTGCAATTCTGTTGGATCCCTCTTGCTCTGGTTCTGGAATATCTACAGAGAGACTTGACTACTTGCTTCCTTCACATTCTAGAG ATGATCAGGATGATGCGAGTACAAGCTCAAGGGTCATGAAGCTCTCCGCTTTCCAGAAGAAAGCTCTTTCACATGCTCTATCAT TTCCCTCAGTGGCGAGGGTGGTCTACAGCACCTGCTCGATTCACCAGGCAGAGAATGAGGATGTCGTGAACGCCGTCCTGCCCTTAGCCACATCACTCGGGTTTGAGCTTGCCACTCCATTTCCACAATGGCACCGTCGCGGCCTCCCCATCTTTGAAGGAT CTGAACATTTGCTTCGGACGGACCCAGAGGACGATCTGGAGGGCTTCTTCATTGCCTTGTTCGTCAGAAAAGCCGCAAACGGTGGTGTAGAAGAACCTAGTGAAGATGTTGCAGTAGAAGTGCCAAGAAAAGTAGTGCTTAGAAGGCGACACGGGCTTAGGACGTTCAGCTCATTAAGGTTGTCCAGGATGATCCTCTGCTCTAACCGGGTTCTCTGGTGA